The Acidobacteriota bacterium sequence AGACTGGCATGGAAACAGGCCGTCGCCCGGAGGAGGAGAGATCGCTGATGCTAACGGAACAGTTGAACCGCAGAGATTGGATGCACTTGTCCCTGGGCGTTGCCGGAGCGGGCCTGGCCACCGGCTTTTCGGGCTGTTCTTCGCCGCCGGCGGACTCGCCGGAACAACCGGAACCGGATCGCGGCTATGGGAACTACGAAATGGGGTTCCAGAGCTATTCGCTTCGGCATTTCGTGCCCATCGGGGACTTTCTCGGACAGGCGAAACGGTTGAATCTGCCCTACGTGGAGATCTGGAGAGGCCACCTTCCGGAGAACGCCGGCGAGGAAGAGATCGTCCGCTTTCGAGATCGGCTGCGGGAGGCGGGAATCATTGTGAACGCGTTCGGGGTGGAACGCTTCACCGACGAACACGAAAAAAACGAGGCGATCTTTGGACTGGCGCGGAATCTTGGGGTTAGTGTCCTCAGCGCCAACCCTTCCAAAAGGGCCTTCGCCAGCCTGGAGAAGCTGGTGGATCAATACGACATCCGGATCGCCATCCACAATCACGGTCCTGAGGACGAGCGCTGGCGGCGTCCCGAATGGATCATGGAGGCGGTCGACGGCCTCGACCCCCGCATCGGCGCTTGTGCCGACCTGGGGCACTTCATCCGCGCCGGAGTCGATCCGGTGTCGGCTCTGGAGATCCTTGGAAGCCGGGTCCTGGGCGTTCACCTCAAGGACTTC is a genomic window containing:
- a CDS encoding sugar phosphate isomerase/epimerase; the encoded protein is MLTEQLNRRDWMHLSLGVAGAGLATGFSGCSSPPADSPEQPEPDRGYGNYEMGFQSYSLRHFVPIGDFLGQAKRLNLPYVEIWRGHLPENAGEEEIVRFRDRLREAGIIVNAFGVERFTDEHEKNEAIFGLARNLGVSVLSANPSKRAFASLEKLVDQYDIRIAIHNHGPEDERWRRPEWIMEAVDGLDPRIGACADLGHFIRAGVDPVSALEILGSRVLGVHLKDFDADENDVVLGQGRLDVVKAFETFRKLGFLGPVSLEFEGDKEDPVPAMLECLDMVAEAISAAGSA